GGTGCTTGCAAAAGCTTCAAGCAGATAAGAGATATGGAACGCCCGGTTGTAGTTACAGACTACGATCCCCAGTGGCCGATCATGTATGAGGAGGAAAAGGCGCAGATCCTTAGCGTAATCGGAGGCAAGATATTGGCGATAGAGCACATCGGGAGCACAGCGGTTCCCAGCCTGGGGGGAAAGCCCATAATTGACGTCATGGTTGGCGTCCGCCGACTTTATATTGCGAAAAAGTGTATCGAACCGCTTGCAACCATCGGCTACGAGTACGTTCCTCAATATGAGGTCTCAATTCCAGATAGACGCTATTTCCGCAAGGGTCCGCCTGAGAGACACAGGCATCTTCACATGATCAAGCTAGGAAGCAATTTCTGGGAGAGCCACATCCTGTTCAGGGATTACCTGCGTGCCCATCCGGAGACAGCTCAAGAGTATTACGAATTGAAAAAGGAGCTGGCTGCCAGATTTGGTTCGGACAGTCTAGGCTTTACCGATGCCAAGTCGGAGTTCATCGAGTCGGTGGTCAAGAAGGCTCAAGCCAAAAAGTCAAGATAATCTTGAGGATTATGAGAAGGGAACGGAAAATCCTAACCTATTTCGACGAGGCGGCCTGGGACATCATCTGGAAGTGGAAATGGTTTGCTAAACAGACCTGGAAGGCGGATTTCAGAGAATCGAAAGAAGGCACCCGTCGGGCTTTAAGCTCTCTTCTTCCCAGGCTGAATGTTAAAAGTATCCTGGACTGCTCGTGCGGTCTGGGATGGAAGACTATACTACTTGCCGAGATGGGCTATGAGGTCGAAGGTTCGGACGGCAGCGCGATTGCGGTCAAGTATGCGTCTCAGCTGGCAAAAGAGGAGGGGCTAAGGATAAAATTCTTCCGTTCCCGCTGGGAAGAGTTAGAGAAACACTCCAGGCGCAAGTTCGACTGTGTCTACAACGATGCTTTCGCGTGGATTATGAGCCGAAAGTCCCTTGAGGCATCTGCCAGAGGTATCTATTCAGTGTTGAACAAAGGTGGGAAGTTCATCTTTCAGGGCGCACACCAGTGGTCTGAGGACTCGGATAAAGAGAAGCTGATAGAAGAAGATTTGAAGAAAGAGGGACGATTCCAGGTGCCTGCGCCTTATGAGAAGGAGGGAGTCAAGTTGATCGTACTGATAACTCGCGAGAAAACACCTGATGGGATCCTGGGAAACCGGATACACATTATCGAAGAAAAGGACCAGATGCGAGTCGAGGTGGCATCCGTACTCGATCTTTTCAAGTGGACATGGCAGGATTACGTGAGTGTTCTGAAAAAGGCAGGGTTCAGAGAAGTCTACAGCGCCAAAGAAAATGGGAGGGGAGCTGAATCCTATATTTTGAATATAGGGGTGAAATAAATTGGAACGATCTCGACTCGGATGCGTTATCTGAAGTCTCAATAGGAGGCATTTATGAAGATAGTTGATCCTGCACTATGGTGGAATCTGTCCGTAGGAGGCCTTAAAGACCCCGAGCGCGTGTTGGCAAGGTGCTGAGGGCCGCAGGGTTGACAGATCGGGAGGGGGTAGGTATATTTCAACGAACCTAAAGGAGGGCGTAATGTCTCGTATTAAAAAGAAGCTTCCCTGGTGGGTGAAGCTCTTGCGCTACTTTGGGCGAAGTGTGGTGATTCTCTGGGCCATTTTATTATTACTCTTTGCTGCGATGGAGGCGTTGGAGGCTTCTAACGTATTGGTTTTCATTATTCCTGCTGTAATCATCATAGCCAGCGCCGTTATTCCGTGGATATGGGAAGGAGTAGGGAGCTTCATCGTGTTAGGGGAAGGTCTCTTAATACTGGTTTTGTTCACGATTATATCTAATTAGAGACCTAATATCTTTATGTTTGCAGCAAGCCTACCCTCTTTGGTAGGCGGAGGCCTGTCCCTGGCAAGCTGGCTCGTGACCAGAAAGGCTCCGCCGAGGGAAGCCTGAAGCAGGTGGCTTGACACGCTGGTAGGGGAGGGTATGATATACTGGATGAATGGGATGATTGTCTGGATCAACTTCAGCGTACTGGTTGCATCCACCATTATATTTACTTACTTCTACCTGGCGAGTGTCCGTACAGGAGAGCTTGAGCGCAAGATGGGGGAGAGGGCCTATAGGATCTCCACAGTCAACCGCATCGTTTCGGCCCTTTTTTTGGCCCTCGCCGTAGCCAACTACGTGATCTACATCTTCTATCCTCTTCGGATCCCGGAACTTACCCGCTTTCCCTGGCCTTATTTGGTATCGGCGCTCGCAGGCGGTATTCTTGCAATCCCCTCCATCTATCTCCTGGGTAGGGGCATGATAGATGCGGGTAAAGGTTCACTCATCGTCAGCAAGGACCAGAAGCCCTACGGCGGCATCTACAATTCGATTCGTCACCCTCAGGCAGCAGGTGAGCTTATCTGCTGGTTCGTGCTGGCGTTCTTCTTCAACTCGCCCTTTTTAGCCATCTACTCGGTGGTGTGGATTCCTATCATTATCTGGATATCGTTAGCTGAAGAAAAGGACCTCATCATCCGCTATGGAGATAGTTACAGAGAGTACATGGAGCTTACCGGGTTCTTCCTGCCTAAATGGAGGGGTAGAGAGGTATGAGTCAGGTTGCGACTACAAAGGTCATTCTCCTTGGCACAGGCACCCCGAACGCCGATCCTGACCGCTGGGGACCGGCGCTGGCGATTCTTTCAAATAACCAACCTTACATCGTAGATTTCGGACCCGGAGTGGTCCACCGTGCAGTTGAAGCCGGTATTGACGTTACCAAACTCACCCGGGCGTTCCTCACTCACCTGCACTCCGACCATACCGTAGGTTATCCTGATTTGATCCTCACCCCCTGGGTTCTGGGCCGGGCCGAACCGCTTGAAGTCTACGGGCCGCCGGGTATCAAATACATGACCCAACATATACTTCAGGCTTACAAGGAGGATATCAGGGAGCGCTCGGAAGGTCTTCAGCCGGCGAACGATCAGGGATGGCGGGTTAATGCTCGTGAGATCGAAGCGGGAATCGTTTATAAGGACTCCAACGTTCAGGTGGAAGCTTTTGAGGTAGATCACG
The DNA window shown above is from candidate division TA06 bacterium B3_TA06 and carries:
- a CDS encoding MBL fold metallo-hydrolase — its product is MSQVATTKVILLGTGTPNADPDRWGPALAILSNNQPYIVDFGPGVVHRAVEAGIDVTKLTRAFLTHLHSDHTVGYPDLILTPWVLGRAEPLEVYGPPGIKYMTQHILQAYKEDIRERSEGLQPANDQGWRVNAREIEAGIVYKDSNVQVEAFEVDHGSWRAFGYKFITTDRTIVISSDTAPTETIVEKARGCDVLIHEAYSLAGFAKRPADWQRYHSSVHTSSRQLAEMASKARPKLLILYHQLFWGVSEEELLREITEIYDGKVVSGKDLEVYP